A single region of the Candidatus Methylomirabilis sp. genome encodes:
- a CDS encoding type IV secretion system DNA-binding domain-containing protein → MSPRQERIVDAVVRFLEDPWRVLGGLFGWLPDAVRLLIGAAAAALVVIIVAAAWRAWRDRRIIRDARRIRILPPGETDPSGAGTLWMGLHALLRPWWRRALWGQPYLAWEITARPEQVEVSMWVPRSVPPGLVERAVEVAWPGARTAADPDDPLVEIARAKGVPIETSDLVLAEPEWFPVGGVAEDNPLSLAHAALGALRDQEAAAIQVLARPVTARARLGLRRAARALRAGGRPSRLAWRQGRDAASHRPAPDPSLEADVRAILVKAASPLWRCLLRVVARSPERPQARGRIHALAGAFALFEGRNGFRRRRVRGGLRAIGERRLRRPYLLSVPELAQIATLPGSASIPGLERAAATTVPAPRELPRDGKVLGIADHHAGIERAAAISVEDARHHIHVIGETGTGKSTLLAQLVLQDAALGRSAVVIDPKGDLVNALLERLPPGSEERTCVIDPEDRDSAVGLDVLAGDDPDLVVDHVLGVFKRIYEPWWGPRTDDVMRAACLTLTRTKGATLAEIPLLLTDPGWRMEIRDRLATDATGLATFWRWYERIPEAQRAQHIAPLLNKLRAFLLRGPVRAIVGQSSSRLDIPALLDTGGLLLVRIPKGTLGEETSRLLGAFVIARVWQACMRRASVPEEDRPDTALYVDEMHNYLVLPRSFEDLLAEARGYRLALVLAHQHMGQLNKEMREALAANARTKLVFTCSPEDAFFLQRHFAPELNEHDLSRLATYQAACRPCIGAGQGAPFTLRTTALPAGSPERARAVRDVSAAAYGRDRDSVEEEIWNRQRQAKTNLLPEEPKPKPPGGSEGGSAGASPGGSRGAP, encoded by the coding sequence GTGAGCCCCCGCCAGGAACGCATCGTCGACGCCGTGGTCCGGTTCCTGGAGGACCCCTGGAGGGTGCTCGGCGGGCTCTTCGGGTGGCTCCCGGACGCTGTCCGCCTTCTTATCGGCGCTGCGGCGGCGGCGCTCGTGGTCATCATCGTCGCCGCCGCGTGGCGGGCATGGCGGGACCGCAGGATCATCCGGGACGCCCGGCGGATCCGGATCCTCCCGCCCGGGGAGACCGATCCCTCCGGGGCCGGGACGCTCTGGATGGGCCTCCACGCCCTCCTCCGGCCTTGGTGGCGCCGGGCCCTGTGGGGCCAGCCCTATCTCGCGTGGGAGATCACCGCCCGACCGGAGCAGGTCGAGGTGTCCATGTGGGTCCCCAGGTCGGTGCCGCCCGGGCTGGTGGAGCGGGCAGTCGAGGTGGCCTGGCCAGGGGCCAGGACCGCCGCCGACCCCGACGACCCGCTGGTCGAGATCGCTCGGGCGAAGGGCGTCCCCATCGAGACCTCAGACCTGGTCCTCGCCGAGCCCGAGTGGTTCCCGGTGGGGGGCGTCGCCGAGGACAACCCCCTGTCGCTCGCCCACGCCGCCCTGGGAGCCCTCCGCGATCAGGAGGCCGCGGCCATCCAGGTACTCGCTCGACCGGTCACCGCTAGGGCCCGGCTCGGCCTCCGCCGGGCGGCCAGGGCCCTGCGGGCCGGGGGCAGGCCCAGCCGGCTGGCCTGGCGACAGGGTCGAGACGCCGCCAGTCACCGCCCAGCCCCGGACCCCTCCCTCGAGGCCGACGTCCGGGCGATCCTGGTCAAGGCGGCCTCTCCCCTGTGGCGGTGCCTCCTCCGGGTCGTCGCGCGCTCTCCCGAGAGGCCCCAGGCCCGCGGGCGGATCCACGCCCTAGCAGGCGCCTTCGCCCTGTTCGAGGGGAGGAACGGATTCCGACGTCGGAGGGTTCGGGGGGGTCTCCGAGCCATCGGTGAGCGGCGGCTCCGCCGCCCCTACCTCCTGTCGGTCCCCGAACTCGCCCAGATCGCCACCCTGCCCGGGAGCGCCTCGATCCCCGGGCTGGAGCGGGCCGCCGCCACCACGGTGCCCGCTCCCAGGGAGCTCCCTCGGGACGGGAAGGTCCTGGGGATCGCCGACCACCACGCGGGGATCGAGCGGGCCGCGGCGATCTCGGTGGAGGACGCTCGCCACCACATCCACGTCATCGGGGAGACCGGCACGGGGAAGTCCACCCTCCTCGCTCAGCTCGTCCTCCAGGACGCGGCGCTCGGGCGCTCGGCGGTGGTGATCGACCCCAAGGGGGACCTGGTGAACGCGCTCCTAGAGCGGCTGCCCCCCGGGTCGGAGGAGCGGACCTGCGTGATCGACCCCGAGGATAGGGACTCCGCCGTAGGCCTGGACGTCCTCGCCGGCGATGACCCGGACCTCGTGGTGGACCACGTCCTGGGGGTGTTCAAGCGGATCTACGAGCCGTGGTGGGGACCGCGGACCGACGACGTCATGCGGGCCGCCTGCCTCACCCTGACCCGAACCAAGGGAGCCACCCTGGCGGAGATTCCGCTGCTGCTCACCGACCCCGGGTGGCGGATGGAGATCCGCGACCGGCTGGCCACCGACGCCACCGGTCTGGCCACCTTCTGGCGGTGGTACGAGCGGATCCCTGAGGCCCAGCGGGCCCAGCACATCGCCCCGCTCCTCAACAAGCTCCGGGCCTTCCTCCTCCGGGGACCGGTTCGGGCCATCGTCGGCCAGTCCTCCTCCCGCCTCGACATCCCCGCCCTCCTCGACACCGGTGGTCTGTTGCTGGTCCGGATCCCCAAGGGCACCTTGGGGGAGGAGACCTCCCGGCTTCTGGGAGCTTTCGTGATCGCCCGGGTGTGGCAGGCCTGCATGCGGAGGGCCTCCGTTCCCGAGGAAGACCGCCCCGACACCGCCCTGTACGTGGACGAGATGCACAACTACCTGGTCCTCCCCCGATCCTTCGAGGACCTGTTGGCCGAGGCCCGCGGCTACCGGCTCGCTCTCGTCCTCGCCCACCAGCACATGGGCCAGCTCAACAAGGAGATGCGCGAGGCCCTGGCCGCCAACGCCCGCACCAAGCTGGTCTTCACCTGCTCGCCCGAGGACGCCTTCTTCCTCCAGCGCCACTTCGCCCCCGAGCTGAACGAGCACGACCTGTCCCGCCTCGCCACCTACCAGGCCGCCTGCCGCCCGTGCATCGGGGCCGGGCAAGGGGCGCCTTTCACCCTCCGGACCACCGCGCTCCCCGCCGGCTCGCCGGAGCGGGCCCGGGCGGTGAGGGACGTCAGCGCCGCGGCCTACGGGAGAGACCGAGACTCCGTGGAGGAGGAGATCTGGAATCGGCAACGCCAAGCGAAGACGAACCTCCTC